Sequence from the Cucumis sativus cultivar 9930 chromosome 1, Cucumber_9930_V3, whole genome shotgun sequence genome:
CTTTATCTTTAGtggagaaaataatttaaggaCATTTATAATCATGGATGAAGTAGGTTGATTGCAAAGTGTTTGGTTGATAAAAAGCAGCCATgagattcttttattttttttaatgagatATTGGTGGTTCAAATAAGTGGATGAGATTCTTTTGGCAATCACATTTAGGGATTTTCTCTCTTGTTAAGTTTCTCATGAAACATATGCCTAAAAGTAGTGTGTGGTAGAAATATgttgtttcttaaaaacaaaactaaggAGCAAAAGGCAaaccaacaaaagaaaaaaagattacgTAAATGTAGCAATAGTGAGTGAAAATCACATCATGGATTAATTTGTTGGTCACCacaatctttttttatcattattcttATCTTATTGTTACcattacttttataaaatacatatcATAAAAATGACATCATGGAATTCCAATATTTAGATTCAGACTTTATATATGgatataatttcataattcATTCTTTCGTTTCTATTAgacaatttaagaaatttctttcaattattcaCCTTCTCTATGTATATAGTTAATcatttaaatgatatattttacgAAAAAATTGACGTCTCTAgcaatttgaatattttattggtAGGTTTGTCGAGTGATAGCTTGTAggaatacaagttattatgacattttgtgTGGAATTGTGTGATTTTTATGTgatataaagaaagataacAAGTGATAAAATAGGTTGAAATAGAGCAAATACATTATGTATGTAACAAAAGGTAAGTTGTCTACTTTTTATTGTCTAGATTCATAAAATGAAAGAGTACATTTGGTGACCTATGCTCGTGTTAACCAACTAGTCGATGATCAAGAGAATAACGCTAGGCGATTTGAATCACTGGAAATCAAAATTGGTTGGTGATATTGCCAGATATaaagaatgaaattaaaaagcaTCACGGCACCGCATATCAGTGATAAGAAGTTAGAAGATATGGTACTCCATATCGTATCCCATCAATTCAAGCctataaatacaaattcaCCTCTTTCATTTGCGTCTATGCGAGAATTCGGTGGAAGCGAGCTCAAACTCATCCCTACCTTTCTTCTCTACTTTAAGCGAGAGCTTAGAGTGAGAAATCACAAGAGATTGTGTTACGAGGCTTGACTCATTTTGTTCTCCCATCATTTGTAATTTCTcttagttttgtatttgtgACTTAAATAACGCCCATGGCTAAAAGGCCTAGAGTTGTATTAATGAATGCAGAACATTGTTGTTATCATTCTCCCATCTCTTTATTTATCACCTATACGTGTTTCTTGCAACTGTGATGAGCACAAAGTAGGAGTAGTTCTAGAAGTTTGTATTACCTAACTTGTTTAGACAGCTGCATTCAACGCATCATTCCATTCGAAAGAAGGAATGAAGTGTTGCGCGTTATTACTTGAGAAAGTAATAACCAAGACTTGACCAAATAGGCGGTGAAGGGGGTCGTTAGAAATACTTTCACTTCACTAACTTCACCATTAACATACATATCATAAATGCATATGTGTGTGGCCACAAGGCATCGAGAGGCACCCCACCTAATGATAAGTTTGATTGATGCAATTCTATTCATTTTTTGTGTATTGACTACATTTAATCATTATTATCTTggtgttattttcttttatttgatgCGTTCACCAATAAGACCTCAATTATGAAAACTTTGTAGCTAAGTAAGAGACTagactttcttttatttgatgcattcaaaattaagaaggaaaaaagatcTTTGTCTGACTAAACTCTGTGTGTATCATATACTTCATCTGATCTCtatcaaaaaatgaaatttcaacaaaaattcCAATGCCATCACTACGATGTGAACAACACTTGAAAATAACAGTGGTTAATTAAAAGAGGATATATGGCTCGCATGTCTAAGGCAATGATAATAATTGAAGCTGTGAAAAGGAACGAATTCGTAAAAATGCTAATAATTTCTCGATCAGCATGGCAACACCTAAATATCGAACTAAATAAATGAGGAAACAACACAAGATCTCACCTtccttttaaaatcataacaTAATCTTGAAACAAATGCATAGTAATATATGGGCATTGCAAAAATGGATTTTTAGAGGTAAGCTTGCTTGCATTTGAATCTATGAAATAGTAAGTTATCTTAACTTTGAAGTGATACATTGATCACATGAATCTTGTAGTAAAGATGCCTATTGAGAGGTACGGTCATGTTAGGTATAAGTTATAGGAATGACGCATTCAGATTGTGAATAAATGCTTGAAGATAATCATTATCTTAAAATTGGAGGtacaataacttgtagaaatacaagttattattcCTCTATATTCAAGataattaagaagaaatataaaaaacacatCAATtagacttaaaaaaatatgaaatgttgCTATCTATTGGTTCATATGTTTAAAAGCTCAAAGTCATGGAAACTAAAACCTTTTGTGTTTTCAATTGTATgattcaaagaaaagaaggataaTTTGTCAGTTTAAGTTCCGAAAACTTCTAACGCATAGGTAAGGTGATGTACGTAAGATGATGCTTTGTTCAAACTATTTAAAGTTGGTggtacaaacaaaaaaacaagagtGCGAAAAAACACAAGGATCATCCATTATTTGGAAGAGTAAAAAACCGAGAATAAAATATGGCACATCTTTTCTTGTTCATGGGTGAACCGCACAAGCCCGCAAATGGCCTATGCAAAACAACATACTTAATGGACGCTAGCTTCTGTAGGCCTATAAATACCAGTATTGAAAAACACAAGGAAGGTAGTTTTGAAATACACCCGCACTCAAGAGCCAAAACTCTGTCATTTTTGTCTCCAATCACCATTTTCATCACCTTTCGTTCACCTGTTAGTAAATGAAGCTTCATAGTCATCTATTACGACTTGATCAACTTTACCATTTTCTAtcttccattttgtttttatgacTATGTGATTGTATTAGAAGGTTGGATATTGTCAAACAATTCTTATTATCAATATGATAATTGCAATGTGTATCACATtttcatctcaattttttaCCACTTACATGAGTGATCCCAAAGAGGTACCCAAAACTATCATGTGTCTGATGGAACATTCACAATCTAGTGATCCTGAAGAAACATTCTCAACAGTGAACCCGAAGAAACACTTATGATATCGGGTTGTAGTGATCACATCGGACCACACATAAACATAACATGATAGATTGGTGGTCAACGCACACAATCATAAATCTGTGAAAGGTGGTGATCTTAGGGGACACCCATATAATTACAAACCTAATAGTCAAAGTTAACAGAACATTATAGTTCATAGCATGTAGCAACATCATAAACATGACATGAATATCAATCATAAAGCTCTTAATCACGTGATTAATATATCATGCATAATCATTAACATAAGCATATTAGTCACCATTAACACCACCATATTATGCATTTTAGCTACCATCAATGCATAATAGTAAAAATTCATGTTTTAAGGTTCAATAGTATAATTTTTTACCTGAAAGATTAACCAAACACAATACTCTCTAGCTGATAGTAAAAATTCTATGATTAATCGATCTCAAAATTAAGGTTGAAATCAATTCACTCTTGATGGTAAAAATTCatcatttaaatcttcaagATTTTTCAAAACGACTTTCCAAAGACAtgcaattaaaatcaattccaATAATAAACTTAGTAAAGATGACGAAGaacctttcattttcttttttcttacttttttcaatttaagcaTTACAATGTTATTTATAAACCCTATTAGTATAataatatctattattattattttcttttcttttagaatatatatataatatcagtatatacatatatttttattacaattatcTTTTCTCAATCAACTTCTTAAATGCACAAAATTTTAGGCATTTATAaccattaataataataatactttcttataaacaaatatatttatttaaatcattattctcttcgtaattaaatatattttttttgtccaaTTAAATTCATCATCTCTCCTcattaattatcttatttttcaaacaattataattatattccaCAGTATAATTAGctttacattttcttattagttatttatacaaaatcaataataacatATTCTATATAGGattaattaccaaaatattattatttctaaaactatttacgAGTATACTCCagtttcaaaactatttaggaaaatgttgctatttttttttttctttctccttggGCGagtcttctttctttttttttttctagtttttgatataaattttattgcttctctcttttttttttaattgttcgtatacatttttcttcttccttttttaaatttatcttttatataaatttttataattttcttaaatttttcatataattttttcttaaaaactaaattctactaatttaaaaaaatttaaattttaggagTACTTacataattagaaaaataaattaacaaacacaagataatgttaatatttaaataatcttttgagatgttctaaacaaaaataaaattttcttttaaaaaaatatcaaatttgaagagtgaatattttatataattaaaaaagcaCGCACacatgaaatatttttcattaaaatttagaatttcaaGGACAGAGTATTAGGATAACTTCCACAAAATAAATACCTCGTgaataaatacaacaaataataatattaataattcttttagaattttgttaaaatcttttggTATTCTGAACAAAAGTAAGATTTTAAACTTGACGATATGGAAAATTCTCATTTCTTCTATAAAAATCTTCTTAATCTCGGCTATATCTTGGCACTACcatgtatattatttatttttgttaaattcattttttctaaattatttagatatattttgactagatttttatattttatatttgtagaCTTTGTGGCCATTCAAAAAAAGAACGAACAAGTCTATTTTTCTCGTTTTATgtcctatatatataacaaataatattatattctcatgttatttactttttgtgTAGTTTATCTGTCTTGGATTGACAAccagaaaaacaaattgaaagaCAATAGTAGAACCGTCCTTcaatttgtaagtttttttttataaactgaaTCAATTGTATTAAtgttttattctaaaaaatgtttgatgaTTATATGTATGATATGTATATTCTTCTCCGCACTACCTATCCGATTCCCAaaccttttttgtttaaaatggaACAAAACATGATTCTGTAtgcatttaaaaatttgacaatGTGGAACttgaacaataataaaactagATGTGTAATTTTTTGATATTGCAAACggtcaaaattagaaattataagtttttgtCTTTCTAACTACTGTTATCGCTTATCAATTATATTTCACTAACTATATatgtactttttaaatataaaaatttaacctCTATACAACCAATCAACCAAAAAGAgtgatgtttttaattttaggttgatgtttttaatttttgtgaaaatgCTATATGAAAATGCTATATTCTActcatttgtttaaaataatcctaataatttttgtgaaataaaCTTTAGGTGAATAAGATTccaaaaaacatataataaaactgttagtaattaatatatattggttattatatatgaaattgatTCACACATTTCTCttgttttagaaatataaatggAAAGTTGAATCTCTaaagattttgtaaaataaatttaatttacatttatgctttattaattttaatattgtaattttattttatttgatttattaaattgatcaaataaatttttaaaaaacattcaCATTCTTCcctcttaaaaaaaataaaagaaaaatgaacaacaaataaaaaagaaacttttggAACAATTTAACAATATTCCTACCAAACAACGAGTCCAgtcaaatttaacaaataaataaataatactatCCACTTTTAACGAAAAATTTACTACACTTGATCATTTCTAGTTGAATGAACAtacttatttataattttatacttctatataacttatttataattttatacttCTATATAACTTATATCgttaagttaaatatttagaatttatttattttgaactcCCTTGTATTTGTGAAACCTTATctattgtatttgtttatttattttaccaaaaaaTGTTACTTTTGTTTAGAACATactaaaagattttaacaaaattctaaaagaattattaacttactattttttgtatttatttatgaagtatttatttatcaagTTATACCAAATACTCTactcttcaaattttgaattttaaccaaaaatatttattaacattattattgaTGTGTGTacattttttaagtatacAACCACTCTtgaaatttagtattttttaaaagaaaattttatttttgtttagaatatCCCAACAGATTTTatagtgaaaattttaaaatagtatttacaTTATTCTATGTCTGTTAATTTATTTGGCCAATTgctcaaatattatatttctaaaatttagatttgttcAAATTAGtagaatttagattttttaaaaaagttaattaaattttagctCCCGTCCTTGTAACAtccaaataatttaagataattaataaataaaataaaatatcaatgactatcatcccttctaaattaaatattttaaattaagggaaaaatCATGGacatcattttttcttttgttttttgcaaatatattgtaataaatgttgGAATGAGAATTTGAACCTGAAACCACCTATTCAGAGGAACATAAAGGTaccagttgagctaagctcatgcGCACCGATAactcttatttttgtttagccTAAGCAAAAGTTAAGTGCTGAAGTAAAAGTTGAGTGCTGAAGAGATAGAAAAGTGAGAAGTGGAAGTTCTAAAAGTACACACCTCAGACAATGGCATCGATATGATGAACAAACCAGTGACCGAATGAAGTTGGAAAAGTTCCTTGGACTAACTGGTTTTACAGAACCTGAGTAAAACCTGTAAAGAAGAAAGGGagcagaaaaataaattgaaatgattttgtctCTTTCAAGGTGGAGTTTTGAAGGGTTTTCTTTGTGTAACCTCTcaagtttgaaataaaaatcattttgtgtaaaatcTGTTAATTAGAAAAGTAGTTGatgaaaatatcaacaataaaAGGTGCTTTTAGACAGATTATTAAAGGGTGATTCAAAATCGGAGAAGTGATTTTCTGagagtaaaaaaaacttatatggTTACTGTTTTCTCCGTGGATGCAGCTGATCATCTCTTTGACCAAACCATGTAATTGCTTCTGTCtcttatctttcttcttctccttattttgtttaaatctcCGTAGCTTCTACAAATTGTTCTTCTGATCTATGTATTTGTATCCTCGGCTGTGAGCTCCATCAAGTTGTTCTTCATTGTTCAAAAAGAATTGCCTTCAAACCTGCTGTACGCAAATGCCTTAAGAATGTTTTCAACATATTCACTGACACCCAAATGGACAAGAAAGAGACTAGCCAATTCTCCTCTTTTGTCtgtcttaaaaaaaacaaaacttgaaGAACCATAATATTCACACGGATATCACCATAACCACCAGAAAGAAGATCCAAGATGAGGAAGCAGCAATCCTAGAGGTACGTATGACAGGAAGGGAACAAATTTGATCATGAGATTAGCTAACCAGTAATCTTAAAGGTATGAGAGGAAGTGCACAAATTTTACAACACCAATTTTGAACAACAGGTTATTATTGACACTTAGTCAAATCATAGATAATTCCCCATATTTtcgaaagaaataaaaaaaattaaaattaaattcttttcacatgtaaccaaacaaaaactcagaaaaaaattctacagaaaatgtcaaagaaaataataaaagaaattaaagcgtgaattttcaattttaaattttattgcaccattttagaaaatgtaaccTTTCCACAAATAAGGGTTGAGTTATCATAACCCTTGTTTTAGATATATCATAATCTCTCTTCCCTTTCTCTCTATTCTTTCTCGATCCTTCTTCAACTTTCGGTAAGCTTACATTTTCAATTCTCCATAATCATACATTTTCAACTcctcatatttttattatttcagtttttaaaaaagtctactcatttatttatcaaatgccatttgtttttaattaatttaataatcttaaaagaatattgtttttagtttattttatttacgaaattaattttaattaaatactaattatgattaatttatgCATTTAACCCTTCTATTGgactctttttaaaattttattatttcatgtcttttatttatttttctttttttattggtttttcatctttcaaatattttatctaaactatttttgataaatttaaattaaataaatttctaaaaaatgagttttattaaatttataaaaaatcaaaacaagtGACATAATTTAACGAGTCTACGATGATATAATAATCAGATAACAATCACTAtcattgaaattaattatcaaatagtAAGTAGAAAACAATAAGATAGCAAATGGAATCATTAACCATTAGTATCAAATAGTATTCACACAACAATCAATTATAGCTGACAATCAGCTAAAACTATTGAATATCAAACAACAATCAAACAACGATCAATTAGAAAATCATCATCCATCACAATTAGATAACAATCGACATCAAATACAACAATCAAATAGGAATTACTGCCATTGATAActaaatgttaataaaataagacGATTAGGTGATAATTGGACGACAATAACATGTATTTTAACTTTGATGGCATTTTAGTCATCTAACTATTTCGATTGGGTTGGGTTTTCCCATTTTGCTATTTCTACACCTTTAAATTGTTGAGCTATGagcttaatttttattttatgtttttgccGAGTGCAAGTGATCTTTTTCGTATAGTTATATACAGAAGAAGACAGTAAATTTTGccacaaacaaattaaatatccaataaaacaaaacaattttaacGATTAtgtaaactactttttttagttttcaaaatttgacttgatttaattttttaaaactattggTAAAGTAGAAGGTAGATaagaaaggaaatgaaattaatGCGTTTACccttacttttaaaaataaaaaataaaatggttatcaaataaatttgaaagttttattTCTCGGTcacaaatatatgtataatataacttataaataaattcatcTATGGTATGTGATTGACAAATTATACTATAGGCAGGAAACAActacttttataataaaaaatagtaaaaaaataaaataaaatttagactaaaaTAACATGCACTTCAAACCTACGCTAGCACCTTACACAAACTTTTATAGCGAAACAAATAGTTTTCATTCCAAATTTGAATGGTTGTCCTTCACAGACTATAGTGGCGTATTCAAACAATTTGTTAAAGGAGTTAAAAAGTATGAGTTATGAAATGTATGTTTTGTGAGGGTAAGAAGATTTTGAGTTATactttttgaatgaaaatgaactTGAGTTTGAATAATGGTATAAATGGTATGGattatatatgaatttgaGTAAACTGTGGAGagtatagttttaatattaatattaagaaCCCAATCATTGTTATAGGAGAGCGGTAAGTAAGACATTATTCTTATGGTAGTTTTTTGCGCTttggcaaaaagaaaaaagattcaaaCACCGCTGGTAGTTAGTTTTCCATCTTCCATGTGGGTCGCTGTTGACAGTTGGATGAATAGAGACGATAGAGGTATATATGCTCAAGTTTTGGTCACACAACAATTAATACATGTGGTCAGCCTTTATCATTTCGAAAACCTATCAAAGATTTTTCGAATTCATGATCAAGATAAAGAGATATTGTACGAAACTAATCTTATGGTTTACATCATGACGTATGAGGTTTTCGAAATCCCCAAGCCACTTACCGAATAATTTCTAacaaaagttttcatttttttttttcttgtccgTCAATCGCGTGGCATAGTTGTGGATCCCATTGGCCCATTTCTATCCTCACGCGACAAAACGCAATTATCTGTCTCTACTGATGATTGATGAACATCGTCAACGTGGCTTACTGTATTTCgcagcaaaaacaaaaaggaaaaacggAGTGtattggaggaagaagaagatgatgatgatctGGGTTGTTGATACGATTGTGATtggtaattaatttgataatgaaaaggaggagaagaagaagaataaggaTCGAATTCCCGAGATGGGTTTTAGCGAAGACAATCTGACTGGCGTTATTCTGGCTTTGCTCTCTAGTGGGTTCATAGGGGCAAGCTTTATTATTAAGAAGAAGGGGCTTAGAAGAGCAGCAGCAGCATCTGGGGTCAGAGCTGGTGAAATTTTTTCTCCCGAATCGACTTGATTtgggttttttgtttctttatatttttgggCTTTGTTTAGAATCAGATGGCCTTGTTGGTGTTCTTCATTTTGTAGGTGTTGGTGGATATACTTACCTTCTTGAGCCTCTTTGGTGGATAGGCATGTTTATAAGTGAGATATCCTCTCTCCTTTTCAAGGGGCTTTGATTGTTTTACATCTAAAGGGTTGATATCATGATAAATTTTCACATGTTTTATTATCCTGGCTATGTGAAAGTTTTGCACCATGCATATGAATGAATATAAATTTGGCTGATTTGTGCTTCAAACTTGCTGGACGTGATTCATTTGGCCCTTCTTTTCCTTGCATTTGAAACTTCTACTTTAGGAtttcatatttgattatatttatgcGATGCTCGGTGTTCTTATTGTGTGTAATCCAGTGATTGTTGGTGAGGCTGCCAACTTTGTTGCATATGCATTTGCCCCTGCAGTTCTTGTAACGCCTCTCGGTGCATTAAGCATAATCGTAAGGTATTTCTCAACTTCTCTTCCTCTATGCTTGTTCTTTCTCAATAGAGTGTTTAGAGGTGTAGATAGGGATCCTCGTGAGGTCCATGGTAAAGTTCCATGTCTTTGGGCTTCAGTTTCAAAAAtagtttgtaattattctCTAGGTAACAtcttatttaattagaaaCTCTTTCTTCAAGGGGACTTCTGTGGGCTTGTATGTCCTtgtcttcttccattttttctcaatgaaaacAGCggtttctaaaaagaaaaaagaaaaaccatctTCATGTTaggttttagaatttttctgATATTCCTCAAACGGGACTTTCTAGTGCTGTGTTGGCTCACTTTATCTTGAAGGAGAGGTTGCACAAGCTTGGGGTTTTGGGCTGTGTGATGTGTATAGCAGGTTCAGTCATTATTGTTGTTCATGCACCAAGGGAGCTTTCTATCACTTCTGTACAGGAAATATGGACTATGGCAACACAGCCAGGTTAAACATCTAGCTCATGGCtcctcttattttttttctttagctTGTCAAATAGAAGCTCCGTTGCCCACTgatactattttgtttttcagccTTTTTGCTATATATGGGATCTGTCGTTGTATTGGTTTTTATACTTGTCATCCATTTTGCCCCACGATGTGGACATAGCAATGTGTTGGTGTTTACTGGAATTTGCTCCCTGATGGGCTCCCTCTCGGTAAGTCTTGTCTACTATAGCATTGAGTTTATATGAATTCCGATTCATTTCATTGTTCAAACTAGAGCATATCCAACCCTATGAGATTTTGGCACGAATTGCAACTGATCTTGAGAACAACCTATTGTACCTTAAAGTGAATGGACTAAAGGAaacttagtttattggctAAGTGGCTTTGACGCTTCGCCCATGAACTCGAATCTTTGTGGTGTCAGTTATTTTGAGTAAACATGGCAACCATCCTTTTGATTGGGTGGAGAAAGGGGTTAAAGGCACACACCGAAACCTGTGGAAAGATATTTCTTTTGAGTTTCCTACCTCTTCTCGTTTTGTCCAATGTTTTGTTGGAGATGGTAAGATTACGTATTTTTAGGAAGATCAATGGGGGATAGTGctcttttta
This genomic interval carries:
- the LOC101218370 gene encoding probable magnesium transporter NIPA6 isoform X1; protein product: MGFSEDNLTGVILALLSSGFIGASFIIKKKGLRRAAAASGVRAGVGGYTYLLEPLWWIGMFIMIVGEAANFVAYAFAPAVLVTPLGALSIIVSAVLAHFILKERLHKLGVLGCVMCIAGSVIIVVHAPRELSITSVQEIWTMATQPAFLLYMGSVVVLVFILVIHFAPRCGHSNVLVFTGICSLMGSLSVMSVKALGTSLKLTFEGKNQLIFPETWLFMLVVVTCVITQMNYLNKALDTFNTAIVSPIYYVMFTTLTILASVIMFKDWDGQSGATIISEICGFVVVLSGTILLQVAKDFERSSSFRANHTPGSPSLSTRLCPGNGELAKYNDEEVSSEEICLRIQESY